The genomic window aataataataataataataataataataataataataataataacaataataataataataataataataataataaattcttTACAAAAACAGCGCACGCGATGGAGACTGCTAAAGTGATCAGTGGCTTGAGCGGCAGAACTTGGCAATTAAGCATACCGGAGATggcagtgcaaaaaagaaaaaaaaacgtacacgtTCAAACCGCTGTAACAAAGCATATAAACGAAAGGTATGAGCATTATGCGGTATTGGTGACAAATGTTGTTGTccgaaaaacacagaaaaacggcGATGTTAGACAGAATTGTCATATTAGATGAGCGCACAACAGCGGGCTATCAAAGGACTACGTATACATGTATGAGCAGAAGACGTATACGTTTTGCGAACCAATACTCTGTAAGAGCTTTCTTTAATTTAATTTTGTTTTTATGGAGAATATTTTGAGGTGTGTTCTTTATTGAAAGTTCGTTCCAATACATGCACTTTTCGATTCACCTATAGACTACGCGAAGCGTATGTTCAAAGTGTACTTGTGGCGACCTGCTAGTCTTACGTCACTCGCAATGTCACTcgacaggtcgcgggatcgaatcccggctgcggcggctgcatttccgatggaagggggaatgttgtaggcccgtgtgctcagatttgggtgcacgttaaagaaccctgcagctggtcgaaatttccggagccctccattacggcgtctctcataatcacacggtggtttggggacgttaaaccccacacatcaatcaaatcaatcaatttcgttcgtccttattctctctctctctcttgcccaGGTCAAGCTGACCGACTTCGGGCTCACGAGAAAGGCTGGCACACTGGTCAAGAAGCGGACGAGGTCGCTGCCAACCTGTCCGCCGGAGATCTGGGAGGCTGTCCACCTCGAAGGCTACACGGTCGAGCTCGGCTCGGACGTCTGGCAAATCGGCATGCTCATCTTCTCCTGTCTCACTGCGAGGTAAACAAACAAGAACGTACTTGATTTGAAATTCATAGCCACTGTGAAAGAGGCGTCATCAGTGCAGCGCAGTGGCGAGGGGCGCCCGAAATTGTTGCATGTTGTACGTGTCCTTTGTGTACGGATTTACCAGAACCTAGACGCATTCGGCTTATTCTTTAAGAAGCAGCATCTTCAATCGGCAAAGGTTCATAAGTTAAAGAACACCCTTACATCGCAGAGTCGGTCGTCGGAACGGTGTTTTCACTTGAGCTAGTTTGCGAGGCTATGAACTTAGGGAGACTTCTTATACGTCCTTGTACTTATTTTTTCTTCCTGCTGCGCCTTAGTTCCATGCAGGCAGCATGCGTTAGGACCACAGTCATGAGGGCTCGAACGGCCTTAAAGTAGCTTTACTTGAACAACATGCAGCTGAATTTCAGAAAGGTGGGAAGACTTCGGTATGTCCGGGCCGTGGTTGAACAGTGACGACGGCGATGAACAAACGCATAATGGGAAGAAATGAATTGGCTTggaaaggataaaaaaaaagttaagagtGTTTCGTGTGTGAGATGTACATGTGGTAATTTCACAAGTGACAAATGACAGAAAAAATAGTATTCAAATGAAGAAATAAGGCAGTTGGAAAGACGGCGGGACAGATTATGATTTTTTAATCTCGCGACTCGGCGCCCAGTAATCGGGCCagggtaataaaaaaaaagtcatagtTAGCGTACAGGGTTTGTTGAAACTTAAATAAAGTGTGACGCAGTGCAGACGCGGTAAATCGATAAAGGTTAAGCGAGAACACGTGGGCTTGAATCTCAACAGGTATAAGCTCTCCCCTAGTCGTTCACGTGGTCTCGCTGACGTGCGTAATCCCCTCCGGATCAGATTAACCGGATTAAGGCTCCCGAAACCTACTAGGCAACCTCATTATAATGTCGTAATTCGGTGCTCACAGTTTCGGTAGTAAGGATAAGTTGGTTAGCGTTGCCAGACTGAGTCCCGTCGAGTAACTTACCTATCCAGTATACCAATGTTCTACTTTGCACGCCTTTTGCGCTGTTTCCTCAATGGCCAGGCGCGACTGTGTTCAGCGCAGTGGTTTAACGCGTAGCCTCTGGGATCGCAGGTTTCCCtgggaaaaagctgacatcacGGACACCCGCTTCAACGAGTTCCTCGACTGGCAGAAGCGCAAGACGACCAGGACTCCCCGGGAGTTCAAGCGGTTCACTCCGCGGCTGCTGCGCATGATGCGGCGGCTCATGGAACCCAAGCCCACCAAGCGGTACCCCGTGACGGAGGTGAACAAGTACTACGGCGACCGGTGGCTCATGGTCAGGTCTCCGAGGACGTCCAAGGTCTCCGAGATCTGGGACACCGCGACGGCGGCGGCCGTGGCCGGTCACGAGAAGAAGCTGGGCGACGAGCTGTTGCACGAGTACGGCAAGGAGCAGCGGATCCAGAACTGGATCATGTCTGGAGCCGAGGGCCAAGCCAAGGAGAGCCAGTAGGGAGTCGGTCGCCCAAGCCGGGCGATTACGACCATCATCTGGCTTGGATGaagccaaggaaaaaaaaaacgccggctGGAAGAAGCCACACAAACTGAGTGGCTGCGATTTTCCACTCATCCATCTCTGTGGATGGTTCCTGAACCAGCCACGGAAACAGCCTAAGCGTGATCTACTCTCGCGCGGGCTGTGGTCTATTGGTGTGTTCGGAATCTTCGAGGTGACTGTAGTGCGCAACTGCACATGGCCGGCATGTCTTTCATGGGAAGGTTATCGGGGAAAGAAGGGAAAGAGTAACAGGACGCTGTTTTGGCTGCTTAGCTCAGCTGGCTTCCAGGGAGGCCAGGGTAGTCGACGGGCGAGATGAATAGTTCGCATCTGACTTGAGGATGAGGCTGTGAAGTTCCATGCTGGGTAGTTGCGGTTTCAAGGTGCCTGCTTGAGCGCCATCTGAAAAAAGCCGCATGAACAGTGCCTGCGTTTCGAAATAAACGTCAGCGATGGGCGACCAGAAAGTATGCCGTGGGTGTCCTGCGACGCGCCTCCGGGGATAAGTATTACGACGCTGATATATCACGGCTCTCTCCAAAGGAGCAAGAGGCACGCCAGCAACTTCTGGAAGAGTGTGACTAGACATGCACAGCGAAACGCCCTAGACCAGTGCTTCTCGAAGGACTTCGAAATTACATCGTCGAAGAAGAATGCTGTCAAACAAGTCCAAGAATTCACAAGCACTACTACACGAAGTGATAGGGCAGTGATAAGATAGTGGTGACGCGCACCCTTCACAGGTATAGCCATAATGTAACACATGTTATGGTACAAACAAAGTGTCatacaaaaaaaacaagtccATGGCACGGTGAAGTATGTGGCAGAAAGTGCAGAAAACAACCAACTCCGAAGCCGGGTCACAAAAGTTAATTTCTGGAGAGATGGAGAGTAGATGTTCACGGAACTCTCAAAATGTGTCAGACATTTGAGAACTGCGTGTGGCAGCTCTGAGTGTGGGAAAGTTACAACATCACTTATTTCTTCCGTGAAGGAAGTATTTCAGCCGTTAagaatgtaaaaagaaaaaaaaagaacgaagccCGATGCCGATGAACCGGAAATGGGAAAGATGTGCGGGTAGCTGCACAACGTTTTTCTGATCACTGCAGCGGCTCCAACATTGCCAGTGATAAGGGATGTGTGGAGATAACAGCGCTGGTTATGTTTGAAAACACTGAAATATACTGCAGAAATATCTGCTTCACATTGAGGACCGGTGACCGGATGTCTCGATACACATTAGGTAACAACGCTGGGGCATTTTCGTCTTCCGAGTTCATAATTGAACTTTTGATGAACGTCCGTTTCCATTTTATTTTTCGTGCTCACTTGATATTGGAATAGACATGCACGGCCGAAATATATTGACGTCTCTTGGACACCTCTGCTCGGACGTGGTAGAGAGACGTCTACAAGATGTGCATGCCGGAAACGAATGCAAGACGTCTTATCGTCTTCAAGCGATGGCTATACAGAAAAGCATCCGCCGTCTAGTATCGAAATCATAGAGCTGAAGTCAGGAATGATAGACCGTCGCGGCAGTGGCTGGCATGAGGGCAAAGACGGTATCATCAAGCAACTGACGTGCAAGAATCGCGGACGTCTTCGCTATGGAAGAAGTCGTGGGCAGTGTGGACTTCGCAGAACAATACGCGGACAAAACAAAAAGTGCCGCACGAAGTGTGCGgtggtgtctgtgagaacaaaaaaaaaactatagtaaGTTGTATGCCTTGGTGACAATTTGTGACGTTGTATGTTTCGCTTGCTCTTCTGGAGATCTGTGGGCCGCTGGTGGATGTCGCGTTAGTCGCAGCGAATGTCGGGAAGGTTCGCGTTAAGACTTCCATACGTGTATTCAGCCAAGATATAATGCCACTGCATAGTGTTCAAAACGACGCTGAGGTGGGAAGAGCAAAcagatttagttttttttttgttttctaagatcATTGCCGTCAGTGACGATACTTATTCAGCAAAAATTGATTGATAAACGAAAGCTCGATTTCTAAAGCAAGCCAGGTCGGCTCTCAATGAGGACAGAAATCCCCAATGATGGCACCCAGTTTAAGATCTTTATTTCTCTTATGTAGCGATAAGCTATTATTTCATTCGATTGATCCGTTCGAACGTTTCCTTTTACGAAGTGTAGCAGTTTGACGTCGCGCTCTACAATGGGACTGTGCTGTATTTTCTCCGTGCGTAGTTTACGCTGTGTAAAAGTAAGATCTCAATAGCCCCCTACCCCGATCCCGTTGACAATGTCTCCTCGTGTATGACCCTCTCGAAGAGGTTCAGTGTGTACGCGCGAATGTTGGTTCACAGTTCAATAATATCGAACGCACTAGCCTCTATACCCCCCCTTCCCAGCCTCTTCGCCATGTTAGCGTCCAAACTTCACTGAAACGCTTTATTTAGCTCAACGACCGTAATTTTAGGCAACGCACCGACGACCTCATTGTGAACCAGTTACAGCAGGCGGCCATAGAAGCAATGAAGCCTGTGTTAAAAAAAACCGCGATCGTTTTTCGGGTGTAGCAGATTCAGGCGGTGTCAGATGCGCACATcaattctttaaaaaaaaaaacaacaaccggGAAGTGGACCTGCAGTGTTTTATTGTAGCTATGTTTAAAACTGGCGCACCAGCGCAAGGATGAGTAGAACATCGGCAGTGCCAGACGGTGTCTTTCTACATCCTCTGCTGTGCGGTGTCCTCCTTGTCCATGTCGATATTCGTCAGTATAATGTTTTATTGCTATATCTACAGCCAACTCTCCCTGCTGCTTatgcatagctttttttttttttttgaggcggaAAACAAGAACTACAAAGACGTGTAAGAGTATAGAGACGTGGCTGCTTTTTTATTTTATCGCGTAACGAAAATCGTACacactagtaaaaaaaaaatatccataGCCTACAACTGCACGTCTTCATGGACAGCGACTACAGTTTGCCGTAGATGACGCGGCAACGAGATTTTTTTGGACCGATTTTCATTCAGTACAAAACATGGGCCCACAGATGGGACTTGCCCGcgcagtgtcttttttttttgcgtcgaaaATCTAAATTTTTACTCCCTCCCCTCTTCCCGATAGCCATTCGAGAACTGGTGGACGAAAGCATATTTTTTAACCACGTCGACGTACCTCTCAAAGTCTTTGACCCCCATCGCACTCCCCGCGAACATTGTGCGACACTCCGAGCTCACCCACGACGCACATCAAGAAGCCTTGAATATACTTACTTGTTTCACTTTTTGTATTTAACCAACTTTAGGAAAGCCGCGGGCGTCATCTGTCCATCATACTGCTAGGTAAAACACCATAACCATACTGGCTATTCACGGAAAAGTGACTTTGAAAAAGTCGTACTTAGCCTATAATAGATACTGGTATTTTACTGCACAGAAAATATATGGGAGAACGGTAGGGGATGTCGTTTCAGTTTGGCGCCATTACATCGGCAACACGGCGTATCTTTATCTCAGATCTTGCCAAAAGGAAAGGCTTTCACGGGATTCGTGTTTTCGTGATGACCTTCAAGAAAAGAATTTATCCGTACAAAGGCCTTCATCTTGAACAAACGGTATTCGCGAAGACAAGCAATCTCGGTCACGACCCTCTAC from Rhipicephalus microplus isolate Deutch F79 chromosome 7, USDA_Rmic, whole genome shotgun sequence includes these protein-coding regions:
- the LOC119180359 gene encoding serine/threonine-protein kinase SBK1, with protein sequence MDKSKQQATIHKVRELQLEAVQMEEHYDVIKEIGSGDYGKVVLARHRETGSQVALKAVPRATTTLRDFLIEFHYSYFLSPHSSILDTYDVCFETPEHYYFAQEVAPYGDLWHAVEYYGGIDERDLKTVLRQIIPALEFMHSKELVHRDVRAENILIFSKDFTKVKLTDFGLTRKAGTLVKKRTRSLPTCPPEIWEAVHLEGYTVELGSDVWQIGMLIFSCLTARFPWEKADITDTRFNEFLDWQKRKTTRTPREFKRFTPRLLRMMRRLMEPKPTKRYPVTEVNKYYGDRWLMVRSPRTSKVSEIWDTATAAAVAGHEKKLGDELLHEYGKEQRIQNWIMSGAEGQAKESQ